One Microbacterium marinum genomic window carries:
- a CDS encoding ATP-dependent DNA helicase, producing MTPSSISPEALAAALGQFPPTTEQSAVIAAPMAPALVVAGAGSGKTETMAGRVVWLVANGFVRRDEVLGLTFTRKAAGELAERIGRRLQRLSDYERRGLLPHLGRLHAEGRLDVFPALEQAGATESERIAALDALAPVQATSDDGDALLDRPTVSTYNSFADGIVRENAVRVGRDADAVVLSESAAWLLMRRVVFASADPRLPERLERPSTIIDAALRIARDGVDNLVDLDALSAFADGFQDVLERPSDSARTTVYADVRTAAEKVGGLGVLVDLARGYDAEKRRQGVIDFSDQVAGALQIVRAHAVVAEELRSRYRVVLLDEYQDTSVVQTDLLSTVFGGTSVMAVGDPHQSIYGWRGASAGNLGDFAVAFGRDAGAAHYSLLTSWRNSSDVLRAAKAVLAPLAASSPVPVGALRPRPGAPRGEVAIAVDPDVDAEADRVAAWFEGVREARAAAGRPTTGAVLVRSKKHMVRFADALGRRGIPHRILGLGGLLSTPEVVDVVSALRVIDDTRAGSSLIRLLAGPRWSIGLADLRELSQLATRLSRHDSALQPLPDAVREAMRTSADGDAGSLVIALDFLARQKPDHGWLAPFTAAARVRLREAGLVFAGLRRAASLPIPELVRLVESELRLDVELAANEARGPARTAGDQLRAFVDELQGFLQTDDRGSLSALLAWLDRAERQDEFAPRTEPPEDDVVQLLTIHGSKGLEWDAVAVVRGVEDELPARLQDGKGWLGFGVLPYSFRGDHAWLPRLAWRAGDAPSQQHLKAAFEDYADGIRARHLAEERRLAYVAVTRAREHLLLTGSGWAGTKKPRAVSPFLREIAAELGIALPDDVDAGENPFEGTQATLHWPMDPLGIRRPRVTDAAERVRAARGAERPAPTRDLELLLAERAARAAGRDLVAPTRMPASRFKDFVADYRAAADAAARPMPERPYRQTRLGTLFHSWVEQRSGIAGRGRSIDDTLWEENSDADAASPDAADLERLKGVFLASEWADLQPLEVETEIDYADPDPFGDGRPHIIICKLDAVYRRGDRIEIVDWKTGRPPRTDAEKKERLLQLELYRRAYHAKHGVPLDRIDVALFYVGDDLILRA from the coding sequence ATGACACCCTCGTCCATCAGCCCGGAGGCGCTCGCGGCGGCGCTCGGACAGTTCCCGCCCACGACCGAGCAGTCGGCGGTCATCGCGGCGCCCATGGCTCCAGCCCTCGTGGTGGCGGGTGCCGGCAGTGGCAAGACCGAGACGATGGCGGGCCGCGTGGTGTGGCTGGTCGCCAACGGCTTCGTGCGACGCGACGAGGTCCTCGGACTCACGTTCACGAGGAAGGCGGCGGGTGAGCTCGCCGAGCGCATCGGCCGCCGCCTCCAGCGCCTGAGCGACTACGAGCGCCGCGGGCTCCTGCCTCACCTCGGCCGTCTCCACGCAGAGGGGCGGCTCGACGTGTTCCCGGCCCTCGAACAGGCGGGCGCCACGGAGTCGGAGCGGATCGCCGCGCTGGACGCCCTCGCGCCCGTCCAGGCGACGAGTGACGACGGCGACGCGCTCCTCGACCGCCCCACGGTCTCCACGTACAACAGCTTCGCCGACGGGATCGTGCGGGAGAACGCGGTCCGCGTGGGGCGTGACGCCGATGCGGTCGTCCTCAGCGAATCGGCAGCCTGGCTCCTCATGCGGCGGGTGGTGTTCGCGAGTGCCGACCCGCGGCTCCCCGAGAGGCTCGAGCGGCCGTCGACGATCATCGATGCGGCCCTGCGCATCGCGCGGGACGGTGTGGACAATCTCGTCGATCTCGACGCCCTGAGCGCCTTCGCGGACGGCTTCCAGGACGTGCTGGAGCGGCCGAGCGATTCGGCGCGCACGACCGTGTACGCCGACGTGCGAACGGCGGCCGAGAAGGTGGGCGGACTCGGCGTGCTCGTCGACCTCGCCCGAGGCTACGACGCCGAGAAGCGGCGTCAGGGAGTGATCGACTTCTCCGACCAGGTCGCCGGGGCCCTGCAGATCGTGCGCGCGCACGCCGTCGTCGCCGAGGAGCTGCGCTCGCGCTACCGCGTCGTGCTGCTCGACGAGTACCAGGACACCTCGGTCGTGCAGACCGACCTGCTGTCCACGGTCTTCGGCGGCACGTCGGTCATGGCCGTCGGCGACCCGCACCAATCGATCTACGGCTGGCGGGGCGCGAGCGCGGGGAACCTCGGCGATTTCGCGGTCGCCTTCGGGCGGGATGCCGGTGCGGCGCACTACTCGCTTCTCACGAGCTGGCGCAACAGCAGCGACGTGCTGCGGGCGGCGAAGGCGGTGCTCGCCCCGCTGGCGGCGAGCTCGCCGGTGCCGGTGGGCGCCCTGCGTCCGCGGCCGGGAGCGCCGCGCGGAGAGGTCGCGATCGCCGTCGATCCCGATGTCGACGCGGAAGCCGATCGCGTCGCGGCCTGGTTCGAGGGAGTCCGTGAAGCGCGCGCCGCAGCGGGGCGGCCCACGACGGGGGCCGTCCTGGTGCGGAGCAAGAAGCACATGGTGCGATTCGCCGACGCGCTGGGACGACGCGGCATCCCGCACCGGATCCTGGGCCTCGGCGGGCTCCTGTCGACGCCTGAGGTCGTGGACGTGGTGTCAGCGCTCCGGGTCATCGACGACACCCGCGCCGGCTCGTCGCTCATCCGCCTCCTCGCCGGCCCGCGCTGGTCGATCGGTCTCGCCGATCTCCGAGAACTGTCGCAGCTGGCCACCCGGCTCTCCCGGCACGATTCCGCCCTCCAGCCGCTGCCGGACGCCGTACGTGAGGCGATGCGCACGTCCGCCGACGGCGACGCGGGTTCGCTCGTCATCGCGCTCGATTTCCTCGCGCGTCAGAAGCCCGATCACGGCTGGCTGGCGCCGTTCACCGCGGCAGCGCGGGTCCGACTGCGCGAGGCGGGGCTCGTCTTCGCGGGTCTTCGGCGCGCGGCGTCCCTGCCCATCCCCGAACTCGTCCGGCTCGTCGAGAGCGAACTGCGCCTCGACGTCGAGTTGGCGGCGAACGAGGCGCGGGGGCCAGCGCGGACCGCCGGCGATCAGCTCCGGGCCTTCGTCGACGAGCTGCAGGGGTTCTTGCAGACCGACGACCGGGGCTCGCTCAGTGCCCTGCTCGCGTGGCTCGACCGAGCAGAGCGGCAGGACGAGTTCGCACCGCGGACCGAGCCTCCTGAGGACGACGTCGTTCAGCTCCTCACGATCCACGGATCCAAGGGACTCGAGTGGGACGCGGTCGCCGTCGTGCGCGGTGTGGAGGACGAGCTGCCCGCCCGGCTGCAGGACGGCAAGGGATGGCTCGGCTTCGGCGTCCTGCCGTACTCCTTCCGGGGAGATCACGCCTGGCTTCCGAGGCTCGCGTGGCGCGCCGGCGACGCGCCGTCGCAGCAGCATCTGAAAGCGGCGTTCGAGGACTACGCCGACGGCATCCGTGCCCGCCACCTGGCGGAGGAGCGGCGCCTCGCGTACGTCGCCGTGACCCGGGCGCGCGAGCACCTGCTGCTCACCGGGTCGGGATGGGCGGGCACGAAGAAGCCGCGGGCGGTCAGCCCCTTCCTCCGCGAGATCGCGGCGGAGCTCGGCATCGCCCTCCCGGACGACGTGGATGCCGGGGAGAACCCCTTCGAGGGCACCCAGGCCACTCTCCATTGGCCGATGGATCCGCTCGGCATCCGCCGTCCGCGCGTGACCGACGCAGCTGAGCGGGTGCGCGCTGCGCGGGGAGCGGAGCGCCCGGCTCCCACGCGCGATCTCGAGCTTCTCCTCGCGGAAAGAGCCGCGCGTGCGGCGGGACGCGACCTGGTGGCACCCACGCGCATGCCGGCGTCGCGGTTCAAGGACTTCGTGGCCGACTATCGAGCCGCCGCTGACGCCGCCGCGCGCCCGATGCCGGAGCGCCCCTACCGGCAGACCCGGTTGGGCACGCTGTTCCACAGCTGGGTCGAGCAGCGGTCGGGTATCGCCGGCCGAGGCCGCTCGATCGACGACACCCTCTGGGAGGAGAATTCCGACGCGGATGCCGCCTCACCCGATGCCGCCGACCTCGAGCGGCTCAAAGGGGTCTTCCTCGCCTCGGAGTGGGCGGACCTGCAGCCCCTCGAAGTCGAGACGGAGATCGACTACGCCGACCCCGATCCGTTCGGCGACGGCCGTCCGCACATCATCATCTGCAAGCTCGATGCGGTCTACCGCCGCGGCGATCGCATCGAGATCGTGGACTGGAAGACCGGGCGCCCGCCGCGTACCGATGCCGAGAAGAAGGAGCGCCTGCTCCAGCTGGAGCTCTACCGTCGGGCGTACCACGCGAAGCACGGCGTTCCCCTCGACCGAATCGACGTCGCGCTGTTCTACGTGGGCGACGACCTGATCCTGCGGGCGTGA
- a CDS encoding ATP-dependent DNA helicase: MGHPLRPRSLDESQRSVIELPLDASGVVVGAPGSGKTSTVVERVVRLVEQGVAPEQIMVLTPTRTAATALRDTLALTVGVATSGPLARSVAAFAYLLVRAHAVARGEEPPRLLTGPDEDRLIADLLAGDAEDERDGASRWPEWMSAEVRGTAGMRAELRAFLAEMTTLGITPDDLAERAERTGHDAWASVASFAREYALVRSRMRGAHRDAAGLVREAVDLADRLGEGSVDVLDGLRVILVDDAQELTLGGVELLEALRRRGVAVLAFGDPDVGSGSFRGARPEHFARLATTTHVLEGAHRGTAPQRDLLARVTARIGAAAMAAHRRAPSGAAMDGSVRAFALRSAAEEVDVIARLLRERHVHDGVDWSDCAVIAHDTRQVAALEAELAARDVPTSAIGPARALADTAIVRTLLEVVDISAREPAEWDADDVLLVLGGSLDPVELRRLRGALRHAELASGGERSGREVLESALRHPLEFDLIDTPEARRAARVAETVAAVREGISAGATAHELLWTVWEKQGRERELRELSDGHGPLAEQARRDLSAVASLFDAAKRHGEREDGTTPLDYLRSVLGSGVAEDRLTTSAKAAGVQVSTPAGALGLEFDTVVIAGVQDGVWPNLRVRGGMLDTWRLAEGDDFPDPVDRRRTVLHDELRLFARAVSRARSRVIVTAVDDDDTGPSVLFELLPPAEPAPPEAAHPLTLRGLVAVHRRALTDPRSAESARVHAAGQLALLADAGVAGADPDTWYGVAPPTSLEPIRDPDTAPLRISPSRLHALEQCQLDWVIGDLGGDPGTAVQGLGTLLHAALEEATSADEDALWQFVADRWGQLEFDAAWVGESEARRARDLVSRLAAYLRAAARDGVELVSAEPHFEVEIPLPDAAHPAVLSGYIDRVERHLDGRVVIVDLKTGRSEATGDKAVATNPQLAAYQLAFERGAIGEVAGGIGGGAKLLVLKKTRYAPYAEPHQPPFDDETRAAFLARVDGAIRIMRRTSFEAPFEEHCRDDHVRGLCRIHTIGAVSAS, translated from the coding sequence ATGGGTCATCCACTCCGTCCGCGTTCGCTCGACGAGTCGCAGCGGAGCGTGATCGAGCTGCCGCTGGACGCGTCCGGCGTCGTGGTCGGGGCCCCGGGAAGCGGCAAGACGTCGACCGTCGTCGAGCGTGTCGTCCGCCTCGTCGAGCAGGGCGTCGCGCCCGAGCAGATCATGGTGCTCACCCCGACCCGCACGGCGGCGACGGCGCTCCGCGACACCCTCGCCCTCACGGTCGGCGTGGCCACGAGCGGACCCCTGGCGCGGTCCGTCGCCGCGTTCGCTTATCTGCTGGTCCGCGCGCACGCGGTCGCGCGGGGCGAGGAGCCTCCTCGGCTGCTCACCGGCCCCGATGAGGACCGGCTGATCGCCGACCTCCTCGCCGGCGACGCGGAAGACGAGCGCGACGGGGCATCCCGATGGCCGGAATGGATGTCGGCTGAGGTTCGGGGGACCGCCGGGATGCGCGCAGAGCTCCGCGCCTTCCTCGCGGAGATGACCACCCTCGGCATCACCCCGGACGACCTGGCCGAGCGGGCGGAGCGCACCGGTCACGACGCGTGGGCGTCGGTGGCCTCGTTCGCGCGCGAGTATGCGCTCGTGCGCTCCCGGATGCGCGGCGCCCACCGCGACGCGGCGGGACTCGTGCGCGAGGCGGTCGACCTCGCCGACCGCCTCGGCGAGGGGTCGGTGGACGTCCTCGACGGACTTCGGGTCATCCTGGTCGATGATGCACAGGAACTCACGCTCGGGGGCGTCGAGCTGCTGGAGGCGCTCCGGCGCCGAGGGGTCGCCGTCCTCGCCTTCGGCGACCCCGACGTCGGCTCGGGGTCTTTCCGCGGTGCGCGACCCGAGCACTTCGCCCGCCTCGCCACCACGACCCACGTCCTCGAGGGTGCACACCGCGGGACCGCGCCGCAGCGCGATCTGCTGGCACGGGTGACGGCGCGCATCGGAGCGGCCGCCATGGCGGCTCACCGTCGGGCACCCTCTGGCGCGGCGATGGACGGGAGTGTGCGCGCGTTCGCGCTCCGCTCCGCGGCGGAGGAGGTCGACGTCATCGCGCGCCTGCTCCGCGAGCGCCACGTCCACGACGGCGTCGACTGGTCGGACTGCGCCGTCATTGCGCACGACACCCGCCAGGTGGCCGCACTCGAAGCCGAGCTCGCCGCGCGCGACGTGCCCACGAGTGCGATCGGTCCCGCGCGAGCACTCGCTGACACGGCAATCGTCCGCACCCTGCTGGAGGTGGTCGACATCTCGGCGCGCGAACCTGCCGAGTGGGATGCCGACGACGTCCTGCTCGTGCTCGGCGGCAGTCTCGACCCCGTCGAGCTCCGCCGCCTCCGCGGCGCGCTGCGGCACGCCGAGCTGGCGTCGGGAGGGGAGCGATCCGGTCGCGAAGTGCTGGAGTCCGCGCTGCGGCATCCGCTCGAGTTCGACCTGATCGATACTCCGGAGGCGAGACGCGCGGCCCGGGTGGCCGAGACGGTCGCGGCGGTGCGCGAAGGGATCTCGGCGGGCGCGACCGCGCACGAACTGCTTTGGACGGTCTGGGAGAAGCAGGGCCGGGAGCGCGAGCTCCGGGAGCTCTCGGACGGGCACGGACCGCTGGCGGAGCAGGCCCGACGCGACCTGTCCGCCGTGGCATCCCTCTTCGACGCGGCCAAGCGACACGGAGAGCGCGAGGACGGCACGACGCCGCTGGATTACCTCCGTTCCGTCCTGGGGTCGGGCGTGGCCGAAGACCGGCTGACGACCTCGGCGAAGGCCGCGGGTGTGCAGGTCTCGACACCCGCGGGCGCCCTCGGGCTCGAATTCGACACGGTCGTGATCGCCGGTGTGCAGGACGGTGTCTGGCCGAACCTCCGCGTCCGCGGCGGCATGCTCGACACCTGGCGGCTCGCCGAGGGCGACGATTTCCCGGATCCGGTCGACCGCAGGCGCACCGTGCTGCACGACGAGCTCCGACTGTTCGCGCGCGCGGTCTCCCGTGCGCGCAGCCGGGTCATCGTGACCGCCGTCGATGACGACGACACCGGGCCGAGCGTGCTCTTCGAGCTCTTGCCGCCGGCGGAGCCCGCACCCCCGGAGGCGGCGCACCCGCTCACCCTCCGCGGTCTGGTCGCCGTGCACCGCCGTGCGCTGACGGACCCCCGCAGCGCGGAGTCCGCGCGCGTCCACGCCGCGGGGCAGCTGGCCCTGCTCGCCGACGCGGGTGTCGCGGGTGCCGATCCCGACACCTGGTACGGCGTGGCCCCTCCCACCTCGCTCGAGCCCATCCGCGATCCCGACACCGCGCCGCTGCGGATCTCCCCGTCGCGTCTGCACGCGCTCGAGCAGTGTCAGCTCGACTGGGTGATCGGCGACCTCGGCGGAGACCCGGGCACGGCGGTTCAGGGTCTCGGTACGCTGCTGCACGCCGCGCTGGAGGAGGCGACGTCCGCCGATGAGGACGCGCTCTGGCAGTTCGTCGCCGACCGGTGGGGTCAGCTCGAGTTCGATGCGGCCTGGGTCGGCGAGTCCGAGGCGCGCCGGGCGCGCGATCTCGTGTCGCGACTGGCCGCCTACCTCCGTGCGGCTGCACGCGACGGCGTCGAGCTCGTCAGCGCCGAACCGCACTTCGAGGTGGAGATCCCTCTGCCGGATGCCGCGCACCCGGCCGTCCTGAGCGGGTACATCGACCGTGTGGAACGCCACCTTGATGGACGGGTGGTCATCGTCGACCTGAAGACGGGCCGCAGCGAAGCGACGGGGGACAAGGCCGTCGCCACCAACCCGCAGCTCGCCGCGTATCAGCTGGCGTTCGAACGCGGCGCGATCGGCGAGGTGGCAGGGGGGATCGGTGGCGGCGCGAAGCTGCTCGTCTTGAAGAAGACGCGGTACGCGCCCTACGCGGAGCCGCACCAGCCGCCGTTCGACGACGAGACGCGCGCCGCCTTCCTCGCACGGGTCGACGGGGCGATCCGGATCATGCGGAGGACGAGTTTCGAGGCGCCTTTCGAGGAGCACTGCCGTGACGACCACGTGCGCGGTCTGTGCCGCATCCACACGATCGGCGCGGTGAGCGCATCATGA
- a CDS encoding aminoglycoside phosphotransferase, with product MARSPLTLAAAATAALSSSSRSGVAIVGAAPLSEGGAGRFDSALLHVADGGRLVVRVPTSDDAEADLAREEKALAGLTMGVRSLLGFAAPEVLGRTRLGDRVARVQTHLAGYRVDAAHVPPGRGVATALAHAIASVHDLPASVVQAAGLPTATAAQVHTQTEELLDRAEATGRLPFGLLRRWSRALGAEALWRFEPTVTLGGVDPSAFTFADDDGVPVIRGLLSWAGLRVGDPAEDLRWVSSAPDARGDVLAAYAAATDHAPDAMLGERARLHAELEFAKWLVHGHEIGSASIMDDAVALLDSLDQSVRDEPPIAAGTVTVDDAIAALGRVPDGRAEAIDTSMQTDAYDPGSMDLFEDEEEPETTTHAAGDADLETEPIGFGDWTPDEEPATPDDDDRDPGDAARNALRRWTGTA from the coding sequence ATGGCACGCTCTCCTCTCACTCTAGCCGCGGCGGCCACGGCGGCCCTTTCGTCGTCGTCGCGGAGCGGCGTCGCCATCGTCGGAGCAGCGCCCCTCTCCGAGGGCGGCGCCGGACGCTTCGACAGCGCCCTGCTGCACGTGGCAGACGGTGGTCGCCTCGTCGTGCGCGTGCCGACGTCCGACGACGCGGAGGCCGATCTGGCACGCGAGGAGAAGGCGCTGGCGGGTCTCACCATGGGCGTGCGCTCCCTCCTCGGATTCGCGGCCCCCGAAGTGCTCGGCCGCACTCGGCTCGGCGACCGTGTCGCCCGGGTCCAGACGCACCTCGCCGGGTATCGGGTGGATGCCGCGCACGTCCCGCCCGGTCGCGGCGTGGCGACGGCACTCGCGCACGCGATCGCTTCGGTCCATGATCTGCCGGCGTCGGTGGTGCAGGCGGCGGGCCTGCCCACGGCGACCGCTGCTCAGGTGCACACGCAGACCGAGGAGCTGCTCGATCGCGCAGAGGCCACCGGTCGGTTGCCGTTCGGGCTCCTGCGGCGCTGGAGCCGCGCGCTCGGCGCGGAAGCACTGTGGCGATTCGAGCCGACGGTGACCCTCGGCGGAGTCGACCCGTCCGCCTTCACGTTCGCCGACGACGACGGGGTCCCCGTCATCCGCGGTCTGCTCTCCTGGGCGGGACTTCGCGTCGGCGATCCCGCGGAGGATCTGCGCTGGGTCTCCTCCGCCCCCGATGCGCGGGGCGACGTCCTCGCGGCGTACGCGGCCGCGACCGACCATGCGCCCGATGCGATGCTCGGGGAGCGTGCCCGCCTGCACGCGGAACTCGAGTTCGCGAAGTGGCTCGTCCACGGGCACGAGATCGGGTCGGCCTCGATCATGGACGACGCCGTCGCCCTGCTGGATTCGCTCGACCAGAGCGTCCGCGACGAGCCGCCGATCGCCGCCGGCACCGTGACCGTCGACGACGCGATCGCCGCTCTCGGGCGCGTGCCGGACGGCCGCGCCGAGGCCATCGACACGTCGATGCAGACCGACGCCTACGACCCGGGCTCGATGGATCTCTTCGAAGACGAGGAGGAGCCCGAGACGACGACCCACGCCGCCGGCGACGCGGACCTCGAGACGGAGCCGATCGGGTTCGGAGACTGGACGCCCGACGAGGAGCCGGCGACACCCGACGACGACGACCGCGACCCGGGCGACGCGGCCCGCAACGCGCTTCGGCGCTGGACCGGCACCGCCTGA
- a CDS encoding DEAD/DEAH box helicase yields MTTFAELGVDQDIVDTLAAKGIVDAFPIQEQTIPLGLPGQDIIGQAKTGTGKTFGFGIPVVQRLGLDPSPGVKALIVVPTRELAVQVYEDMDMLTSGRSTNVVAIYGGKAYEGQIDQLKAGAQIVVGTPGRLIDLNNQRLLDLSNATEVVLDEADKMLDLGFLPDIEKIFQKVAPVRHTMLYSATMPGPIVALARRFMSNPIHIRASDPDEGITQKNIKHLVYRAHSLDKDEVIARILQAEGRGKTVIFTRTKRAAQRLVDELNDRGFNAGAVHGDMSQEARERSMAAFKAGKKDVLIATDVAARGIDVDDVTHVINHTIPDEEQTYLHRAGRTGRAGKTGIAVTFVDWEDLHKWALINRALEFGQPEPVETYSSSPHLFTDLDIPAGTKGRIATAPKAAPARTAAPARAADAAAEGTGEGGSRRRRRRRNGSEDAKVGSTFTEGSASSGADAAASGGNDRSADGAGTHDGAGKEHHDGKPAPTRRRRRRRGGAGSGAPVAGA; encoded by the coding sequence ATGACCACGTTCGCAGAGCTCGGCGTCGACCAGGACATCGTCGACACCCTCGCCGCCAAGGGCATCGTCGACGCCTTCCCCATCCAGGAGCAGACCATCCCCCTGGGCCTTCCGGGGCAGGACATCATCGGCCAGGCCAAGACCGGTACCGGCAAGACCTTCGGCTTCGGCATCCCGGTCGTCCAGCGTCTCGGCCTCGACCCCTCCCCCGGCGTGAAGGCGCTCATCGTCGTCCCCACCCGTGAGCTCGCCGTCCAGGTCTACGAGGACATGGACATGCTGACCTCCGGCCGCTCGACGAACGTCGTCGCCATCTACGGCGGCAAGGCCTACGAGGGGCAGATCGACCAGCTGAAGGCCGGCGCGCAGATCGTCGTCGGCACCCCCGGCCGCCTCATCGACCTCAACAACCAGCGACTGCTCGACCTCTCGAACGCGACCGAGGTCGTCCTGGACGAGGCCGACAAGATGCTCGATCTCGGCTTCCTCCCCGACATCGAGAAGATCTTCCAGAAGGTCGCCCCGGTGCGGCACACCATGCTCTACTCGGCGACCATGCCCGGTCCGATCGTCGCGCTCGCGCGCCGGTTCATGTCGAACCCGATCCACATCCGCGCGAGCGACCCCGACGAGGGCATCACGCAGAAGAACATCAAGCACCTCGTCTACCGCGCCCACTCGCTGGACAAGGACGAGGTCATCGCCCGCATCCTGCAGGCTGAGGGCCGCGGCAAGACCGTCATCTTCACGCGCACCAAGCGCGCCGCGCAGCGCCTCGTCGACGAGCTGAACGACCGTGGCTTCAATGCGGGCGCGGTCCACGGCGACATGAGCCAGGAGGCGCGGGAGCGCTCGATGGCGGCGTTCAAGGCGGGGAAGAAGGACGTCCTCATCGCCACCGATGTCGCCGCCCGCGGCATCGACGTCGACGACGTCACGCACGTGATCAACCACACCATCCCTGACGAGGAGCAGACCTACCTGCACCGCGCCGGGCGCACCGGCCGCGCCGGCAAGACCGGCATCGCGGTCACCTTCGTGGACTGGGAGGACCTGCACAAGTGGGCCCTCATCAACCGCGCGCTCGAGTTCGGTCAGCCCGAGCCGGTCGAGACGTACTCGTCCAGCCCGCACCTTTTCACCGACCTCGACATCCCGGCCGGCACGAAGGGGCGCATCGCCACGGCCCCCAAGGCCGCTCCCGCGCGCACCGCCGCTCCCGCCCGGGCCGCAGACGCCGCCGCTGAGGGCACCGGGGAGGGCGGCTCGCGCCGCCGCCGCCGCCGTCGCAACGGCTCGGAGGACGCCAAGGTCGGATCGACCTTCACCGAGGGCTCCGCGTCGTCGGGCGCAGACGCCGCCGCGTCCGGTGGCAACGACCGGTCCGCCGACGGCGCCGGCACCCACGACGGTGCGGGCAAGGAGCACCACGACGGCAAGCCGGCCCCCACCCGCCGTCGACGTCGCCGTCGCGGCGGCGCCGGCTCGGGCGCTCCGGTCGCGGGAGCCTGA
- a CDS encoding DUF3107 family protein yields MEIRIGIANSRELSFESTETADAVRSTIASALDSGAAYVTLSDAKGATYLVPTAGIAFVEVGTDQSRRVGFVA; encoded by the coding sequence GTGGAGATCCGCATCGGAATCGCGAACTCGCGCGAGCTCAGCTTCGAGTCGACCGAGACGGCGGACGCCGTGAGGTCGACCATCGCGTCGGCTCTGGACTCGGGTGCCGCGTACGTCACCCTCTCCGACGCGAAGGGCGCGACCTACCTCGTCCCGACCGCAGGCATCGCCTTCGTGGAGGTGGGGACGGACCAGTCCCGCCGCGTCGGCTTCGTGGCCTGA
- a CDS encoding ferritin-like fold-containing protein, producing the protein MVRWFWQRRRPPGRVLRLRSRDEASDVRRVDFEQLAPDVATYLGQAAYLQLGYVETISALIERSPELSHKESLSRAAGAALLKHQGLLDLIRDRGEDPLRLMLPFREPLDVFRRATHGARALETMLSVHITAGLLDDFYLSLSGSYGDTGRRVAAVLRADADRSALVGIITDAIAADDEWRSILSMWGRRLVGDTLLVARGALRPGGLDRADEKQVEPVFTQLLAAHSKRMTAIGLDA; encoded by the coding sequence GTGGTGAGGTGGTTCTGGCAGCGGCGCAGGCCGCCCGGTCGTGTCCTCCGTCTGCGCTCCCGCGACGAGGCGAGCGACGTCCGACGCGTGGACTTCGAGCAGCTGGCACCCGATGTCGCGACCTACCTCGGACAGGCCGCGTACCTGCAGCTGGGGTACGTCGAGACGATCAGCGCACTGATCGAGCGCAGTCCCGAGCTCTCGCACAAGGAGTCGCTCTCGCGCGCCGCGGGTGCCGCGCTGCTCAAACACCAGGGCCTCCTGGACCTCATCCGCGACCGAGGTGAGGACCCCCTCCGTCTGATGCTCCCGTTCCGGGAGCCGCTCGATGTGTTCCGTCGGGCGACCCACGGCGCCCGGGCTCTCGAGACGATGCTCTCGGTCCACATCACCGCGGGCCTGCTCGACGACTTCTATCTGTCACTCTCCGGCAGCTACGGCGACACGGGGCGTCGGGTGGCGGCGGTGCTGCGAGCGGATGCCGATCGCTCGGCGCTCGTAGGGATCATCACCGATGCCATCGCCGCCGACGACGAATGGCGATCGATCCTCAGCATGTGGGGGCGACGCCTCGTGGGTGACACGCTTCTCGTCGCGCGCGGCGCGCTGCGGCCGGGCGGGCTCGACCGGGCGGATGAGAAGCAGGTGGAGCCGGTGTTCACACAGCTGCTGGCGGCTCACTCCAAGCGGATGACCGCCATCGGGCTCGACGCCTGA
- the nudC gene encoding NAD(+) diphosphatase, producing the protein MTTKDIPPPLARAVIDRAADERMDEELLSSARVDPSSRVVLLHGDRAPVHEGALALAAPSEAPDGAEWAFLGRDADGRAMLVAAISASAEEPAPPRGQWASLRAVGGDLPADEAGRFVQALSIGRWLIDAPFCPACGAHTQVSQAGWSRVCPSCGRTHFPRTDPAVIVAVASADGERLLLGRNAAWGDTPVYSTFAGFVEAGESLETTVHREVAEEAGVRLDRLRYRGSQAWPYPRSLMLGFTAHAIDDDEARPDGEEIVDVRWFSRDEVRRGLAGEGEVRLPGPASIARSLITRWSSR; encoded by the coding sequence ATGACCACCAAGGACATCCCACCGCCCCTCGCCCGCGCCGTCATCGATCGCGCAGCCGACGAGCGGATGGACGAGGAGCTGCTGAGCTCCGCACGCGTCGACCCGTCTTCACGCGTCGTGCTCCTCCACGGCGATCGTGCCCCCGTCCACGAGGGTGCGCTGGCCCTCGCAGCTCCCAGCGAGGCGCCGGACGGCGCCGAATGGGCGTTCCTCGGTCGTGACGCGGACGGGCGAGCCATGCTCGTCGCCGCGATATCGGCCTCCGCCGAGGAGCCGGCGCCGCCGCGGGGGCAGTGGGCATCGCTCCGCGCCGTCGGCGGCGATCTGCCGGCGGACGAAGCGGGGCGGTTCGTCCAGGCGCTCAGCATCGGGCGTTGGCTCATCGACGCGCCGTTCTGCCCCGCGTGCGGCGCGCACACGCAGGTCTCCCAGGCCGGCTGGTCCCGGGTCTGCCCCTCGTGCGGGCGCACGCACTTCCCGCGGACGGATCCGGCGGTCATCGTCGCCGTCGCCAGCGCAGACGGGGAACGGCTGCTGCTCGGGCGGAACGCGGCGTGGGGCGACACTCCGGTGTACTCCACCTTCGCGGGCTTCGTCGAGGCGGGGGAGTCGCTGGAGACGACCGTCCACCGCGAGGTCGCCGAGGAGGCGGGCGTGCGACTGGACCGACTGCGCTATCGCGGGTCACAGGCATGGCCCTACCCCCGTTCGCTCATGCTGGGCTTCACCGCTCACGCGATCGACGACGATGAGGCCCGTCCCGACGGCGAGGAGATCGTCGACGTCCGCTGGTTCAGCCGCGACGAGGTCCGTCGAGGACTCGCGGGCGAGGGGGAGGTCCGTCTGCCCGGACCGGCCTCGATCGCCCGCAGCCTGATCACGCGGTGGAGCTCGCGGTGA